One Glutamicibacter halophytocola DNA segment encodes these proteins:
- the thiS gene encoding sulfur carrier protein ThiS, translating into MTSINIIFNSQQVQLQAGTSLREFISAQIGKELDADSKAVDGSKLGVAAAVNGAVVPRSSWNSKALEDGHSIELVTAAQGG; encoded by the coding sequence ATGACATCGATCAACATCATTTTTAATTCCCAGCAAGTTCAGCTGCAGGCCGGTACCAGCCTGCGCGAATTCATCAGCGCGCAAATCGGCAAGGAACTCGACGCAGATTCAAAAGCAGTCGACGGCAGCAAGCTGGGGGTGGCCGCGGCCGTGAACGGCGCAGTCGTTCCCCGCAGCAGCTGGAACAGCAAAGCTCTTGAAGACGGGCACAGCATAGAACTCGTTACGGCAGCCCAGGGAGGCTAA
- a CDS encoding thiazole synthase: MESQEFTELDLNNDPFVVAGRTLSSRLILGTGGATSLTTLDSALTISGTELTTVAIRHFSAAGAGNVYELLQRNNVIPLPNTAGCFTARDAVLTAQLAREALETDWIKLEVIADEHTLLPDPLELYSATEQLVADGFQVFAYTNDDPALAQRLQDAGVAAIMPAGAPIGSGLGILNPHNISTIVSRANVPVILDAGVGTASDAALAMELGCDAVLLASAVTRAHNAPLMAAAMRDAVRAGRAARLAGRIPRRDTALASSPAEGMMQTLVGEF, encoded by the coding sequence ATGGAATCGCAAGAATTCACCGAGCTGGATCTCAACAACGATCCTTTTGTCGTCGCCGGGCGCACCCTTTCCTCGCGGCTTATCCTGGGCACCGGAGGGGCCACCTCATTAACCACGCTGGATAGCGCGCTCACCATTTCTGGCACGGAATTGACAACCGTTGCCATCCGCCATTTCTCTGCTGCCGGGGCAGGCAATGTCTATGAGCTGCTCCAGCGCAACAACGTCATTCCTTTGCCTAATACCGCAGGGTGTTTCACCGCCCGTGATGCGGTACTCACCGCGCAGCTGGCCCGTGAAGCGCTGGAAACGGACTGGATCAAACTTGAAGTGATTGCCGACGAGCACACCTTGCTGCCAGATCCGCTGGAACTGTACTCGGCAACCGAGCAGCTTGTGGCCGATGGATTCCAGGTCTTCGCCTACACCAATGATGACCCTGCACTGGCGCAGCGGCTCCAGGATGCCGGCGTGGCAGCTATCATGCCTGCTGGCGCTCCGATCGGTTCAGGTCTGGGAATTTTGAACCCGCACAATATTTCCACCATTGTTTCCCGTGCCAATGTTCCGGTGATCCTGGATGCCGGGGTGGGAACAGCCTCCGACGCGGCGCTGGCCATGGAACTAGGCTGCGATGCCGTGCTGCTGGCCAGCGCAGTGACTCGCGCGCATAACGCTCCGCTGATGGCCGCGGCCATGAGGGACGCTGTGCGAGCTGGCCGCGCAGCCCGTTTGGCCGGCAGGATTCCACGACGCGATACCGCACTTGCATCCTCGCCTGCGGAGGGAATGATGCAAACCTTGGTCGGGGAATTCTAA
- a CDS encoding GNAT family N-acetyltransferase: MTLSAALEFRELASQDEQQAIDAHRAMLADDFEFLPTWSADELWEDYTYRMSAGRRGEHIPQGWVRSALFGAFDDGELVGRVSVRYELNDFLLQNGGHIGYGVLSEHRRRGLATALCQFGLREVQEAGVSSALVTCEGTNLGSIATILKCGGVPDSQVPYLEAADGSKTLRYWISTQSTP; encoded by the coding sequence ATGACCCTTTCAGCCGCACTGGAATTCCGCGAACTAGCTAGTCAAGACGAGCAGCAGGCCATCGACGCCCATCGGGCCATGCTCGCCGACGATTTCGAATTCTTGCCGACGTGGTCTGCCGATGAGCTGTGGGAGGACTACACCTACCGGATGAGCGCAGGACGCCGCGGCGAGCATATCCCTCAGGGCTGGGTGCGCTCGGCGCTCTTTGGCGCTTTTGATGACGGCGAACTGGTAGGGCGTGTCTCGGTGAGATACGAGCTTAACGATTTCTTGCTTCAAAATGGCGGGCACATCGGCTACGGAGTTCTTTCCGAGCACCGCCGCCGTGGCTTGGCAACTGCGCTTTGCCAGTTTGGCCTGCGCGAAGTCCAGGAGGCGGGCGTGTCGAGCGCGCTGGTCACCTGCGAGGGCACGAATCTCGGTTCCATCGCGACGATACTAAAGTGCGGGGGAGTTCCAGACTCGCAGGTTCCCTACCTGGAAGCAGCCGACGGGTCCAAGACCCTGCGCTACTGGATTTCCACCCAATCCACCCCATGA
- a CDS encoding ThiF family adenylyltransferase: MLRQPLCEPAAGIDPGQLARYSRHLTLPGVGEEGQRRIINAKVLIIGAGGLGSPIASYLIAAGVGQIGVLDDDSVELSNLQRQIMHRESDVGRPKVDSVQRLAAEHNSTVVIDPLNQRLSEDNALELFAAYDLVIDGSDNFATRYLASDAAEITGTPLVWGTLFQFSGQVSVFDPRTGPMLRDIFPEIPDADSVPSCAEGGVFGALCGVVGSVMSTEALKLITGIGLTLSGKLWLYDALAASVRSLEFVADPQRERVVQLGQYQPVACAVEEPFASLGVHELAAMQRDNEVLVVDVRESWERGIAAIPHSIHVPLDRLLAGEHAQIPREAGIIVMVCKSGVRSRKAASHMSRQQAGTGKVYSLDGGTVQWFAEIEGQEIAY; encoded by the coding sequence ATGCTGCGCCAACCGCTCTGCGAACCTGCCGCAGGGATCGATCCGGGCCAGCTGGCCCGCTATTCACGGCATCTGACCCTGCCCGGGGTAGGCGAAGAGGGCCAACGGCGCATCATCAACGCCAAGGTCCTGATCATTGGCGCCGGGGGACTGGGCAGTCCCATCGCCAGTTATCTGATTGCCGCCGGAGTAGGCCAGATCGGCGTACTCGATGATGACTCGGTAGAGCTGTCGAACTTGCAGCGCCAGATCATGCATCGCGAATCCGATGTCGGCCGGCCAAAAGTCGATTCCGTGCAGAGGCTGGCCGCCGAACACAACAGCACTGTCGTCATTGATCCGCTCAACCAGCGGCTCAGCGAAGACAACGCCCTGGAGCTTTTCGCCGCCTACGACCTTGTCATTGATGGCAGCGACAACTTCGCCACGAGATACCTCGCCTCCGACGCTGCCGAAATCACCGGGACCCCGCTGGTGTGGGGCACACTCTTCCAGTTTTCGGGCCAGGTATCGGTTTTTGACCCGCGAACCGGCCCGATGCTGCGGGATATCTTCCCGGAAATCCCGGATGCTGATTCGGTTCCGAGCTGCGCCGAAGGCGGTGTCTTCGGAGCACTGTGCGGAGTCGTGGGTTCGGTAATGAGCACCGAAGCGCTCAAGCTGATTACAGGTATTGGCCTCACGCTCAGCGGCAAGCTCTGGCTCTACGATGCCTTGGCTGCCAGCGTCCGGTCCTTGGAATTTGTCGCCGATCCGCAGCGCGAGCGGGTCGTCCAGCTGGGCCAGTACCAGCCGGTGGCTTGCGCCGTTGAAGAACCTTTCGCCAGCCTGGGCGTGCATGAGCTGGCTGCAATGCAACGGGATAACGAGGTGCTCGTCGTTGATGTGCGCGAGTCGTGGGAGCGTGGCATCGCCGCTATTCCCCACAGCATTCATGTGCCACTGGACCGATTGCTGGCCGGAGAGCATGCGCAAATACCACGCGAAGCCGGCATCATCGTGATGGTTTGCAAGAGCGGTGTCCGATCCCGAAAGGCCGCCAGCCATATGTCGCGGCAACAGGCGGGAACCGGCAAGGTTTACAGCCTGGATGGCGGGACAGTGCAGTGGTTCGCAGAAATCGAGGGGCAGGAAATCGCCTACTAG